A stretch of the Vitis vinifera cultivar Pinot Noir 40024 chromosome 16, ASM3070453v1 genome encodes the following:
- the LOC104878374 gene encoding WD repeat-containing protein RUP2: protein MKNFSTQFNPQSPEVENPNIQEEKAEQHIEEERARCDWEFNLSTVVTSSSVGASTDTIGVIEFDPSDSLVATGGIARKIRVYSVKSLLPGENHSHGEHNVKLLQHNNACDYYIWTPAKLSSLRWKPGSSGRVLGSGDYDGVVTEYDLVVNV, encoded by the coding sequence ATGAAAAACTTCTCAACGCAATTCAATCCTCAAAGCCCAGAAGTAGAAAACCCAAACATACAAGAAGAAAAGGCAGAACAACacatagaagaagaaagagCTAGGTGCGACTGGGAATTCAATCTCTCCACTGTTGTTACCTCGAGCTCCGTCGGAGCCAGCACCGACACCATCGGCGTCATAGAGTTCGACCCCTCTGATAGCCTCGTGGCCACTGGAGGAATTGCTAGGAAAATTAGAGTTTATAGTGTAAAATCCTTGTTGCCCGGCGAGAATCATAGCCATGGTGAGCACAACGTTAAATTGTTACAACACAATAATGCATGTGACTACTATATATGGACCCCGGCTAAGCTCAGTAGCCTAAGGTGGAAACCGGGCTCCTCCGGCCGAGTACTCGGCTCCGGCGACTACGATGGGGTGGTCACCGAGTACGATCTCGTTGTAAATGTTTga